The genomic region GCTGGTAGGTGAATCGTTGATTATGGACACCAATGTAGGCACAGTAGCAGGTGTGACGTTTTCGACGACGGCGAAGGCAGGCAGTACGAGGACGGTCGTCGGTTCAGAGTACGAGGTGGTCCGATGCGGTGTGGGAATGTTGGAGGCAGAGACCATGAGGCGCTGGAAGGTGGTCACATGCGTGTCAGTAAGTTTGTCCATCAGCTGACAGAAGCCATCGGGAGCGTACACCATTGCTGGGAGCTTTGGCATGCGAGATGGCCTGCATGATGCTCCCCTTTTCATCCGCAACATCGCGCACCCAGTCTGATTTGCCCGTCGCAACCAGAACATGCGTGCTCCATCCTTTCACAAAGCCGTAGAGCGCATCGGTTTCGTCAATCTTGAATGATTTTGGGTACTGGACAACGCAATTGCTGCAGTCGCGGTCGCAATCCTCGCCGTCGATCTCCTTGTCCACGACGGGAAAAAGGTCCGGGAGCTCGGCCTTGCTGCCCGAGTTGCCTATGTAGAGGGCCTTGGCGCTGTTGATGAGTGATTTGATGCCGCTCGCCATCGTGTCTGTTGACCGTAGCGAAGCTGTTGGAATAACGAACAAAGAAGCTAGTCAAGCATGAGCTAAGGGTGACAGGCGCCAAGGGTGTGAGctcccggcggcggcggcgggtcGGACTTTCGGAGGTAAGGGTGCCCGGTATGCGGCTGGCCTTCAGCTGGTCCCGGTGGCCAGCCTTTtggcgggggcggggttATGTGTTTTCCTtaggttggtgttgaaaaCAGTCTGATGTCTAGGAATTCGAGTCGGATGTTGAAGCGTAAAGTGGATTATCGGGAACTCCGGGGTCAGTCTTGACATTTGCGGTCAGTAAGGTGCTGACAGAAATCCACAAGCGGTACAAGACGTCACTGCCGGGCGAGACATCGGGATGCCCGGCACCGAATCGGTCTCTTTCTTCCTTTGTCAGCCCCTTGAGCGACATTGCACAAGTGTAGTCGTAGGGTTAgggtcaacaacaagctaTCCATCACCAGCCCTTGAAATCCCAAGTTTGGTAAAATGCATGCATGCACTCCGCGTTTCAGCAAATGGCCGGCATTGGCTCCAACCATTGTTTTCCATCAAGAGGTTTCTCTTTCCCCGCATTTTGAGCCCTGCAGTGTTAAAGCGAATAGAACCCTGAGACCCGAAGAAGAACTGAAGGCTTCCAGAGGGCATTCCTCTTCAAAGATCTAACGACATATTCCGATGGGCTCCCCAGCCTTCGTCCCTTTTCAGAAAGTGTCTCGTGGACGGCAGAAAACATCGGCGGTGCCATTTTCCTCGACTCAGATCCCTAGCCTCTCGCGAGACCATATATGGATGGCTCTAACGTTTCCTGCCACCATCCACCTACGCAtcaccccccccacccttccACTGCGGGTTGAGGGTCGCGTCCCGCCCTATAAGGCTCAGAAAGGAAACTATTAAGATCTCGGCCGACAGTCTGCAGCGGCTAAGTGGACGCCCTTGTGCAGGCTACTCTTCTACCATGATCGCTCCTCCAGCGGCAAGGCCACCTGCCCATGATGCGGGGTCTTGGCTTTTTCTCAGACGCTCTGGGGGGTCCAACAGGAATAATTCCACGATTCAATCTCATGATGATTTGCAGGGACTATGCCTGCATCCTGTTTTGGTGTTGGCTGCTCGTCCAGTGTTCCAAGAATCCAGATCGGGCCCCAAGTCCCGAGTAGACCACTTGATGAGTGGGTCGGTGGGCTGGACCCCGGGCTGGTGTGGACGTCATATGCGAATCCCACCACACTCCCGTCCAAGTTTATAAGTCACAGATGAGCCTTTATCTTGACCCGTCATTCTGGAAGTTCTACCCGTGTCTCACACACTTACCTTGATACCAACCCGCATTCTTCACGTTTTCTACTGCCTAAAACTGGAAATTCCTTCTGATCAGCAATGGAGCAACTCAAGGGCGGTTTGTTGGTCGCCTCACCCGCCGGAGGACATACCGGGTCGAAACTCAGAAAGAAGCTCAGAAAGAGCGTGTCAAAACAACGAAGCACCGTTTCCTGGCGGCTCGGCTTCTCGAGCTCAGCATCCACCAAGAATGATCAATCCGAAACCGCAGACAAGCCGCCGGTCTTGTCGTTGCCATCTCCTGACCTGAGCGATCCAAAATGGTCAGAGTTCTTCAAGAATGGGGGATGCTTTTATCCACAGGATGAATCCGTGAAACCCGCGCAGATATCGCAGACTTCGGTGTCATTGAAGTCTTCGAAGCCTTCACAGTCCCCGGAGGCTACAAAACCCTCGCTCTCAGAGCCCTCGAAGGCCTTGCAGCCAGCAGAATCACGAGATACCCTACACGAAGGCCAGATTGTTCCCGAACTTTCGCACCTCGTCATCAGCGACAGTGACGCCCAGAAGCGAATGTCAATGTGCTCCAACTCGGAAGCCCCAGCAAGTCCCAGGACGGCCATGAGACGGCGAGCCAAGACACCCATATTCTCAATAGGACAGCTGGAGGGAATTCCCAGACCAAGCAACGCGCTGGCCAGGGCATCGACCGTTGAACACATCGCAGAACAATACCGGGCCCTTTTGGTATCAGACAACGCAGCTCGTGAGGTGTCACATTCCGAATCCCATTCAgaaccacctccatctcgcCAAGAAAGGCGGTTATCCATCCGACGCCGACAAAGTTCAGACCATTTGCGGGATGAATCGAGAGCCCCCCGCCGGGTGGATACGGCTTCTGGCTCACCGATATCAGACGATGGGACGCTGGTGAGCttcgaggaggagacggtgtACTTTAAGCCTGTGTCCTTCTCCCCGGAACCATCACCCCGACCACCGCCCGGCAGCATCGCAAATGCGCCGGCGCCTGATAATCTGAGTCTGCAGATATGTCTGGATTTGCTTACGAGGGATTTGGCTTCTGCGCTGGCTAGTCGGCCTAGCAGGACTAATTCGGAGACATCGGCGCTGCAGGTTTGGGTTATGATTGAGGCTTATGAACGGCTGAGGGATCAGTTGGGGAGTGCTGGGCTGGGGTGCGAGGAGTACGGTGCGTTGGAGGGCATGTTGAACTTTTGGTTGAGGGCGTTGTATTCGATACATGATAATTTGACGGGGGGTGATCGATATAGCGAGAGCGATTATGGGGAGGAGCTTTGAGACGGAGGACCTGGATTAGAACTGGAAAGTGATGCCCTGGGAATGGTTGGATATCGAGGCGTTTTTGGCATGCTTCTATCACATCACAAGCACAAATATTCTGCTATGATATCAACTGCCCTTCAATATCTCGAGAGTGACACTGGTGATGATTCTCATGGCCCCCgcaccttcaaccccccgCTTTTAGCGACTGCTGTGACGTCGTCTCCACTCTCGCTCGGCCAACTGCCGAGCCCCGATCCTTGGCACGTGTTAGCGCGGCTTTCCAAGCCCCACCCGGCGCGTCACTGAACGAACGAAGCCATCGTCCATCGCCAGACAGAgagaacaccaccaaccactaccaccacaaAAATGGACGACGATTTTGGCGCCGACGCCGAGTTTTTGGATGCCCTGGCTTCCTCAGCCGATGCCATCACTTCTTTGAATAgcaacaaacccaacaaacaaccactaccaccaccaccactaccaccgccaccgcagcaacagcgacCCCCGGGCCCGCCCGCCTTTCTCCCACCCAAAAtccaacaacccaccccccagcGAGTAgaaaaaccaccaccaccgcaacgGCACGCCTCCGCCACGTCAGGTCCCCCAAAAATagtccaaccaaccccccaacccctcccctcccgagCCAGCGGCTCGGGGTCTTCAATCCTCGTATCCCCGCGGCAAAAAGGAAACCCAGTGCTAGCCTGCATAAAGTCCATACCGTGGGAGTACTCAGACATACCAGCCGACTATGCCCTCGGGGCGACCACCTGCGCCCTTTTCCTGAGCCTTAAAtaccaccgcctccacccaGAATACATCTACACCcgcatccgcctcctccaacaaaggTTCCTCCTCCGGATCTTGTTGGTGCTTGTCGACATTCCCAACCACGAGGACTCCCTCCGCGAGCTCTCCAAGACTTCCCTTGTGAATAACGTCACTGTTATTTTATGTTGGTCGGCAGCCGAGGCGGGGCGGTATCTCGAGCTGTATAAAAGCTATGAGCATGCGAGCGCGGCGGGGATAAAGGGGCAGCAGGCGACGGGGTAtgcggagaggttggtggagtTTGTGACTGTGCCAAGGGTGGTGAACAAGGCGGATGCGGTGGCGCTGGTGGGGACGtttgggagtttgaggggagCGGTTAATGCTGATGGGGATACGCTGGGGActgtgggggggtggggtgagAGGAAGGTTAaggcttggaggagggcggtggaggctCCGTtcagggggaggaagagggagggaggaaagggggtgttga from Podospora bellae-mahoneyi strain CBS 112042 chromosome 4, whole genome shotgun sequence harbors:
- a CDS encoding hypothetical protein (EggNog:ENOG503P8FX), encoding MEQLKGGLLVASPAGGHTGSKLRKKLRKSVSKQRSTVSWRLGFSSSASTKNDQSETADKPPVLSLPSPDLSDPKWSEFFKNGGCFYPQDESVKPAQISQTSVSLKSSKPSQSPEATKPSLSEPSKALQPAESRDTLHEGQIVPELSHLVISDSDAQKRMSMCSNSEAPASPRTAMRRRAKTPIFSIGQLEGIPRPSNALARASTVEHIAEQYRALLVSDNAAREVSHSESHSEPPPSRQERRLSIRRRQSSDHLRDESRAPRRVDTASGSPISDDGTLVSFEEETVYFKPVSFSPEPSPRPPPGSIANAPAPDNLSLQICLDLLTRDLASALASRPSRTNSETSALQVWVMIEAYERLRDQLGSAGLGCEEYGALEGMLNFWLRALYSIHDNLTGGDRYSESDYGEEL
- the RAD10 gene encoding ssDNA endonuclease and repair protein rad10 (COG:L; EggNog:ENOG503NXVJ; BUSCO:EOG09264DOU); this translates as MDDDFGADAEFLDALASSADAITSLNSNKPNKQPLPPPPLPPPPQQQRPPGPPAFLPPKIQQPTPQRVEKPPPPQRHASATSGPPKIVQPTPQPLPSRASGSGSSILVSPRQKGNPVLACIKSIPWEYSDIPADYALGATTCALFLSLKYHRLHPEYIYTRIRLLQQRFLLRILLVLVDIPNHEDSLRELSKTSLVNNVTVILCWSAAEAGRYLELYKSYEHASAAGIKGQQATGYAERLVEFVTVPRVVNKADAVALVGTFGSLRGAVNADGDTLGTVGGWGERKVKAWRRAVEAPFRGRKREGGKGVLRGAVSIGGVPSGGGAGRGTQGVRGARGGGARKTSGGAVRRVGKSLEVVGEVRFGSDEDEDEDEDEEGEEAMRVVEGGEWGQQGVSQAAASSNSAPAPAPAPAAKRKEPELSEGIAAALAKLRNNG